TGCTTGTTTGTTCTAAATGTATGCTCGTACAGGGCGCTTATGACCTCAGATATGAATCAATCCATACGAATTGCAATCCGGCAGAAATTAAATCAGGAGGTAGGCATGTTATCTTTTAATACATTTATCAAGGATCTAAGGACGATTCGCACCTCGCTCCTAATGGCCACAATTCTATTCATAGCGGGGGGAATCTTGGGCTGGATCGGTACAGGAAGTCTTCAGCAGCTGCTGAATGAGCAATTGAAGGGAATCAGTAAGATTAGCGGGAATCTTAGAGAGTCGTCCAATCCGCAGTGGAGCTTTTTTGTATTCATTTTTCTGAACAATAGTATCAAAAGCGTAGTCATCATTTATCTGGGAGCCCTATTCGGTCTCTTGCCGGCATTCTTCCTGCTCATCAACGGTGCAGTTATCGGCTATCTGATTCATTTGTCTGCGATACAGGGACAGGATCTGTTCACGCTGATTGTAAAAGGACTGCTGCCGCACGGCATCATTGAGATTCCGGCCATCATCATTGCCTGCGCCTTTGGACTGAAGTTCGGCAGTAAGGTGCTCTCTGCACTCTTTGGAGCGATGAAGCGGAGCGGGGGAGAGCCGGTGAACTGGCAGGCCTTTATGCGGCAGACCTTCACCGCCTCAATCTGGATCGTGATTCTGTTATTTGTTGCAGCAATCATCGAGAGCACAATTACATTTTGGCTTTTATCATAAAATCCTGGGGAATTGTGCATAACAGTAAAGCCGAAACATTTGGATCTGCTGCCAGGTTGAATAAAGAGAGTCCAGTAATGGAATTTTCTTATGATAATGGTTATAGGTTCAATACTCCGGTTAATTTAGTGTAAGCACTTCAATAGAGCTTCCCGCATCAAATGGCTTTTTGAATGAAATGAAACGGCGTTTGATGGTTTAGGATAACTATGAATTTCATGAAGGAGGCCAAGCATATGCTCGGAATGTTATTCAATGAGAAGGAATGCAAGGAGCTGGACTATGTGTTGCGCAAAGAGCTGGATGAGATGCTTCTGGATATGAGTGACCAGCGTTTAGATCAGAACATTAGGCATGCAATTGCCAATCGATATAAAACAGTTTTCCGTATGTATGCACGATTTGCTCCACAGAAAGAGCTGTCTAAGTACGCGTGGGGCGGACGTTCTTCTCAGTTCAAACACTAGGTTTGGAGTGGGATGTTAACCGGAATAAATAAAATGAATGAAATAGCTTGACGAAAAGGGAGCCGACATGATACATTATATCTCGCGCTCCTTTTGAATGTTTATAGAGAAGACGCAGGCAAGAAATAATGAAAAATAACTTTTTCAAAAAAAGCTTGCCAAACAACGAAACACTATGATATATTATGAAGGTCGCCGCTGAGATGCGGTGAAGAGCTAAAATGAGACATTGATCTTTGAAAACTGAACAACGAGTGAGTGGGAAATCACCTCGGTGAGATCCAAGAATGAGAATGTAAATTCTCGTCAGATGTTTCAAAATGAGCAATCGCTCTTTCTAAATACCAATTTGGAGAGTTTGATCCTGGCTCAGGACGAACGCTGGCGGCGTGCCTAATACATGCAAGTCGAGCGGAGTTTGAGAGGGAGCTTGCTTCCTCTTAGACTTAGCGGCGGACGGGTGAGTAACACGTAGGCAACCTGCCCTCAAGGCTGGGATAACTACCGGAAACGGTAGCTAATACCGGATAATTTCTTTCTTCTCCTGAGGAGAGAATGAAAGGCGGAGCAATCTGCTGCTTGGGGATGGGCCTGCGGCGCATTAGCTAGTTGGTGGGGTAACGGCCCACCAAGGCGACGATGCGTAGCCGACCTGAGAGGGTGAACGGCCACACTGGGACTGAGACACGGCCCAGACTCCTACGGGAGGCAGCAGTAGGGAATCTTCCGCAATGGGCGCAAGCCTGACGGAGCAACGCCGCGTGAGTGATGAAGGTTTTCGGATCGTAAAGCTCTGTTGCCAGGGAAGAACGTCCGGTAGAGTAACTGCTGCCGGAGTGACGGTACCTGAGAAGAAAGCCCCGGCTAACTACGTGCCAGCAGCCGCGGTAATACGTAGGGGGCAAGCGTTGTCCGGAATTATTGGGCGTAAAGCGCGCGCAGGCGGTTATTTAAGTCTGGTGTTTAAACCTTGGGCTCAACCTGAGGTCGCACTGGAAACTGGGTGACTTGAGTACAGAAGAGGAAAGTGGAATTCCACGTGTAGCGGTGAAATGCGTAGATATGTGGAGGAACACCAGTGGCGAAGGCGACTTTCTGGGCTGTAACTGACGCTGAGGCGCGAAAGCGTGGGGAGCAAACAGGATTAGATACCCTGGTAGTCCACGCCGTAAACGATGAGTGCTAGGTGTTAGGGGTTTCGATACCCTTGGTGCCGAAGTTAACACAGTAAGCACTCCGCCTGGGGAGTACGGTCGCAAGACTGAAACTCAAAGGAATTGACGGGGACCCGCACAAGCAGTGGAGTATGTGGTTTAATTCGAAGCAACGCGAAGAACCTTACCAGGTCTTGACATCCAACTAACGAAGCAGAGATGCATCAGGTGCCCTTCGGGGAAAGTTGAGACAGGTGGTGCATGGTTGTCGTCAGCTCGTGTCGTGAGATGTTGGGTTAAGTCCCGCAACGAGCGCAACCCTTGACTTTA
The window above is part of the Paenibacillus sp. FSL H8-0048 genome. Proteins encoded here:
- a CDS encoding stage II sporulation protein M is translated as MATILFIAGGILGWIGTGSLQQLLNEQLKGISKISGNLRESSNPQWSFFVFIFLNNSIKSVVIIYLGALFGLLPAFFLLINGAVIGYLIHLSAIQGQDLFTLIVKGLLPHGIIEIPAIIIACAFGLKFGSKVLSALFGAMKRSGGEPVNWQAFMRQTFTASIWIVILLFVAAIIESTITFWLLS